A segment of the Candidatus Dormiibacterota bacterium genome:
TGGCCCTCGATCATCTGCTGGTGGACAACGCGGCGATGCAACTCGTGCGCCGTCCGGCCGACTTCGACGTGATCGTCACCGAGAATATGTTCGGCGACATTCTCTCCGACGAGGCCGCGATTCTCACCGGGTCGATAGGCACGCTTCCGAGCGCGAGCCTGGGCACGCGAGCGACGCCGCAGGGCGGACGCTTCGGATTGTACGAGCCGATTAGCGGGAGCGCTCCGGACATCGCCGGTAAAGGCATCGCGAACCCGACCGCGGCGATGCTTTCGGCCGCGCTGCTTCTGCGCATGAGTCTGTGCGACGAAGCCGCGGCGTTGCGCGTGGAACGCGCGGTCGAAACCGTCTATGCGAACGGCGGCCGTACGAGCGAACTGGTAGCGCCGGGGGCTCCGTCGCTCTCAACCAAACAATTCACGCAATCCGTCCTTGAGGCATTACAATAAAAAATGGGTCGTATTCTAGCAGCGCACGCGCGCGTCGCCGCAACCGGTATGTTTGTGCCGGAGCGTGTCCTGACGAACGCCGATTTCGAAAAGCTCGTCGATACCAACGACGAGTGGATCGTCCAACGCACGGGGATTAAGACGCGGCACGTCGTGAGCGAAGGCGAACACGCGAGCACGCTGGCCTTCAACGCGATCGACGATCTTCTCGAACATCACCCGGATGTCGAAATTGAAACGGTCGATTATATCTTGGTTGCGTCGACGACGTCGGATTACGTGTACCCCAGCCTTGCGGCGATGATTCAGGATCGCTTCGGCATACCGACGACGGCCGGAGCGCTCGATATCAGCGGCGCTTGCGCGGGATTCGCGTACGGCATCAATCTTGCGACCGGCCTGCTTGCCAGCGGCCAGGCCACGCGCGTGCTGGTTGTCGCCGCAGACGCTTTAACGCGCTCGGCCGACTACACCGACCGCTCGACGTGCATCCTTTTTGGCGACGGAGCCGGGGTCGTGCTGGTCGAGCAGAGCGAGAAACCCGGAATTCTGGGAATGACGTCGGGATCCGACGGTAGCGCCGGCAAGTATCTCTTCCGCACGAATTTTCGCTTCGATATCAACGGCACGGTGGACGAGACGCGCTTGCTGCGCCAAGATGGCCGCAACGTGTTCCGTTGGGTGATCGAGAATATTCCCAATACCATCGCGTCGATTCTGGAGCGAGCGGGTTTAACGCTGGACGACATCGATTGGTTCGCACCGCATAGTGCCAACCTGCGTATGATCGAGGCGCTCAACAAACGCATCGGTTTCCCGATGGAGAAGACGCTGCTCAGCGTCGTCGATTACGGCAACACCTCCGCGGTGAGCGTTCCGCTTGCGTTGATTCCCGCCACCCGCGATGGGCGCGTCAAATCGGGAGATCGGATCCTCATCATCGGGTTCGGCGGCGGCTTGGTCAGCGCGGGGAACGTCCTCGTCTGGCCCTAGAAGCGAGCTTAAAGCGGTCGCTTGTGCGATAGCGTAAGCGTGACCTTCGTGCTTTGTGCGGTCGATGCGACTTCGAAGTTGCTGCTGCACGCGCGCATGATCGGGATCCCGCGGCCCCGTTCCGGCCGCGGGGTGAAGGCCTTCCAATGCCCCTTGCTGGTTATGGTAACGTGCGATGCATCCGGTCCCTTGAGATAGTCGACTTCGAAGCACGCGCCCGCGGCGTCGCTGCCGTGCTCGATAGCGTTGGCGATGGCTTCGCCCGCCGCGCAGATCGCGTCGTCGGTAAACTCTTGCGAGTGGACGGTGGCGAGGGCGTTACGCAGAGCCTCTCGCGCGATGCCGGCGGACGACGGCAGGCTGCTATATACCCAGTGGCCGTCAACATGCGACTCCGACGCATTATGGAGCGCGAGCGTCGCGACATCGTCCGTGTTCGCGATGGTTTGAAAGATGGCTTCGTGCAGGCCGTCTGCGCTCGGGGGCCCGTCACGGGCCAAGCGTTCCAGCGTAACCAAGAGTTCGCGCTCCCCCTCGATGATATCGCGCCTATATTCGAGCAATCCGTCGGTATAGAGATAGCATGTGGTTCCCGGGGTGAGGGTAACGGTCCATTCGGGCGACGCCGGCGTCATACCGAGGCCGAGCAGCAGACCGCCCGCGGGCAGCACGAAGGTCTTTCCCGATGGCGATAGCAGAACGGGGTGCGGATGCCCCGCGGAAGCGTACCGCAAGATTTTCGATTGCGGGTCGTAGATGCCGACGATCGCCGTGGCCATTCCCAATCCTTGGGACGTAACGACCCCGTCGACGTAGTTGAGGAGCGCGGTGGGCGAATTAGTGCCCGGCGCCGCCGAGCGTATCGCACGCGCGATCTGGCTCATCGAAACCGCCGCCTCGAGCCCGTGGCCGGTGACGTCTCCCACCGACACGCCGATCATGCCGTTTCCGATTTCGAACGCGTCGTACCAATCGCCGCCAACCTCGGCTTCGTCGCTCGCGGGCCGATAGGCCGCGTCGAACGAGAGGCCTTCGACGCGCATCAAGCGATCGGGAAGCAGCGCTTGCTGGAGGCGTTGAGAGACGTGATAGTGATGCGCTAACTGCTGCGATTGCTCGAGCGCCATCGAGATGAGCGTCGTCAATACGCCGGCTACGTGCGGGCTATCGGACGCGGCGCCGGCATGACGCCGCTCCGAGCCTAATACGAAAGTCCCGATCGCGCGGCCGCCGACGGTGAGCGGTTCGGTTGAGAGCGTGGATTGGCCGATGACGGCCAGCGGGTCCTCCAAGAGCGCGGAGAGAGCCGCCGTTCGGGCGCCGCCCCATCGAGCTTCGTCGGCGCATGCGAATGCGGCGGGCGCGGCGCCGTGCCCGTGCAGGTAGATCGAGCAGAAATCGGCGACGGAGCCGGCGCAGAGGTCGCAGATGTTTGCCAGCAGAGCCAACGGCTCTCTGGGAGTCGATAGAGCGGACAAGTGCCCCTCTCCGAGAGGCCGGTCAAAGAGACCCCTAAGCATAGATCCTCGCTCGGCGGTTCAACCCACTAAAGTCTGCCCCGTTCCGGGGAATCTAAACCTTGGGGCCAGCTCGCCTGCCCGTTTAGGAAATCGGTTCGGTGGAGAAGAAGCAGACGTCTTCATCGGCTTTCGGAGGCACGATTTGCGTCATGTCTAGCGCTACGGTACCCTCACGCAGCACTAAAAAGCCGCCCAAGGGCGGCCTGCCGCAAACCCATCTACTGGCTGCGTTGCGATCGTTTAGAGACGGCGACTTTTCGACGCGCCTTCCGAATAGTTTCACCGCGATCGACGGCGAAATCGCGGCGGCGTTCAACGAATGCGTCGAGCGTAACGAGCGGTTGGCCGAAGAACTCATTCGCATAAGTCACGTTGTCGGGCGCGAAGGCTTGATTGGGAAACGCGCGTCGCTCGCGAGCGCGAAAGGCGCTTGGCGCGGCAGCCTCGACTCGGTCAACCAACTCATCGACGATCTCGTGTTCCCGATGTCCGAGGCCGGCCGCGTACTCGGGGCGGTTGCCAACGGCGATCTCTCGCAGCGTATGCCGCTCGAAAACGACGGCCGCGAGCTCAAGGGCGAATTTCTGCGCTCGAGCCGTACGATCAACACGATGGTCGATCGTCTCAATGCCTTCGCGTCCGAGGTCACGCGCGTCGCGCGCGAGGTCGGCTCCGAAGGAAAGCTGGGCGGGCAGGCCTTGGTGAAAGGCGTCGCGGGAACGTGGAAAGACCTTACCGATTCCGTGAACACGATGGCCGGAAATCTCACGTCGCAGGTCCGCAACATCGCCGAAGTCACCACCGCCGTCGCTCACGGCGATCTTTCGAAGAAAATCACGGTCGAAGCGCGCGGCGAAATCCGTCAGCTCAAGGGCACGATCAATACGATGGTCGATCAGCTCAACGCCTTTGCTTCGGAAGTGACCCGCGTCGCGCGTGAAGTCGGATCGGAAGGCGCCCTGGGCGGCCAAGCGCAGGTTGCGGGCGTCGCCGGAACGTGGAAGGACCTTACCGACTCCGTCAACACGATGGCCGGAAATCTCACGGCGCAGGTTCGTAACATCGCGGAGGTTACCACGGCCGTCGCGCGCGGAGATCTCTCCAAAAAAATCACGGTCGACGTGCGCGGCGAGATTGCCGAACTCAAAGACACGATCAACACGATGGTCGATCAGCTCAACGGGTTTGCTTCGGAGGTGACGCGCGTCGCGCGCGAAGTCGGTTCGGAAGGCAAACTCGGAGGCCAGGCCGAGGTTGAAGGCGTCGCGGGAACGTGGAAAGACCTAACCGACTCGGTCAATACGATGGCCGGCAATTTGACGGCACAGGTGCGCAACATCGCCGACGTTACGACCGCCGTCGCCCGCGGCGACCTTTCGAAGAAAATTACGGTCGACGTCCGCGGCGAAATTCTGGAACTGAAAATTACCGTGAACACCATGGTGGACCAGCTCAACGCCTTCGCCTCGGAGGTGACGCGCGTCGCCCGCGAAGTGGGTTCCGAAGGTAAACTCGGCGGACAAGCCGAGGTTGAAGGCGTCGCCGGTACTTGGAAAGACTTAACCGATTCGGTCAACACGATGGCCGGTAACTTGACGGCCCAAGTCCGCAACATCGCCGACGTGACTACCGCCGTCGCTCGCGGCGACCTCTCGAAGAAAATCACCGTCGACGTTCGCGGCGAGATCTTCGAGCTCAAGAACACCATCAATACGATGGTCGATCAGCTCAACGCGTTTGCGTCGGAAGTGACGCGCGTTGCGCGCGAGGTCGGATCCGAAGGCAAACTCGGCGGACAGGCGGACGTGCGCGGCGTCAGCGGCACCTGGAAGGACCTGACGGACTCCGTCAACGTCATGGCCGGTAACCTCACCTCGCAGGTTCGCAACATTGCCGACGTGACGACCGCCGTCGCAAACGGCGACCTCTCGAAAAAGATTACCGTGCAGGTGCGCGGCGAGATTCTCGAGCTTAAAGATACGATCAACGTCATGGTCGATCAGCTCAACGCCTTCGCTTCCGAGGTGACGCGCGTCGCGCGCGAGGTGGGCTCCGAGGGGCGCTTAGGCGGCCAAGCCGAGGTCAAAGGCGTGAGCGGAACGTGGAAAGATCTCACCGACTCGGTGAATTTCATGGCCTCGAACCTCACCTCGCAAGTGCGCAACATCGCCGACGTGACGACGGCCGTTGCGAACGGCGACCTATCCAAAAAAATCACGGTCGACGTACGCGGCGAAATTCTAGAACTCAAAGACACGATCAACACGATGGTCGATCAGCTCAACGCCTTCGCCTCCGAAGTGACGCGCGTCGCGCGCGAGGTGGGCTCCGAGGGGAACCTCGGCGGGCAGGCCGACGTGAAGGGCGTGAGCGGAACGTGGAAAGATCTCACCGATTCGGTGAACTTTATGGCATCGAACCTCACCTCGCAAGTGCGTAACATCGCCTCGGTAACGACGGCCGTCGCCAACGGGGACCTTTCGAAGAAAATCACCGTCGACGTGCGCGGCGAGATTTCGGAATTAAAAAACACGATCAACACGATGGTCGATCAACTCAACGCTTTCGCCTCCGAAGTGACGCGCGTCGCGCGCGAGGTCGGATCCGAGGGCATCCTCGGCGGCCAGGCGCAAGTCGGCGGCGTGAGCGGCACGTGGAAGGATCTCACCGATTCGGTGAACTTCATGGCGTCGAACCTCACCTCGCAAGTGCGTAACATCGCGAAGGTGACGACCGCGGTTGCCAACGGAGACCTTTCGAAGAAGATTACGGTCGACGTCCGGGGCGAAATCGCGGAGCTGAAAGATACCATCAACGTCATGGTCGACCAGCTCAATGCCTTTGCGTCGGAAGTAACGCGCGTGGCGCGCGAGGTGGGTTCCGAGGGTATCCTCGGCGGGCAGGCCCACGTGCAGGGCGTCAGCGGCGTATGGAAAGACCTCACCGACAACGTGAACTCGATGGCGGCGAACCTTACCAACCAGGTGCGCGGCATCGCCAAGGTCGTTACCGGCGTCGCCAACGGCGATCTCAAACGTAAGCTCACGCTGCAGGCTCGCGGTGAGATCGCGGAATTGGCAGAAACGATCAACGGCATGATCGATACGCTCGCGACCTTCGCCGACCAAGTTACCACGGTGGCGCGCGAGGTCGGCTTCGAAGGAAAACTGGGCGGCCAGGCGGCCGTACCGAGTGCGGCAGGGTTGTGGCGCGGGCTTACGGACAGCGTCAACCAACTCGCGGCGCAGCTTACCGACCAGATCCGCGCCATCTCCGAGGTGGCGACCGCCGTGACCAAGGGCGATCTCTCGCGGACGATCGAAGTCGAGGCGCGCGGCGAAGTCGGCGAACTCACGCGTAACGTCAACGAGATGATTCAGAATCTCCGCGACACGACGCGTAAGAATACCGAGCAAGATTGGTTTAAGAGTAACCTCGCGCGATTCACCTCGATGCTGCAGGGGCAGCGCGATATCACTGCGGTGACGCAGTTGATCATGTCGGAGATCGTTCCGCTCGTCAACGCGAAGGTCGGCGGCTTCTATATCAGCGATGTGAGCGGCAACGAGCCGACGTTGCTCCTGATGGCCGGCTACGCGCTGCCTCGCAACCGTCGCTCCAAGCGGGCGATTGCGTTCGGTGAGGGGCTCGTCGGCCAAGCCGCGGTCGAGCGACAGAGATTGTTGCTCAACGAAGTCCCGGCCGAGTATCTGCAAATGACCTCCGGCATCGGCCAGGCGGCGCTCTGCTCGGTCGTCGTGTTCCCGATCCTATTTGAGGGCGAGATCAAAGCCGTCATCGAGTTAGGGTCGCTCGAACGCTTCAGCGAAATCCATCTGTTGTTTTTGGACCAGTTGATGCAATCGATCGGCGTCATGCTCAACACGATTTCCGCATCGATGCGTACCGAGGAGTTGCTCAAGCAGTCGCAATCGCTCACCGGCGAACTCCAGAGCCAACAGCTCGAACTCAAACAGACCAACGACGAGTTGGAAGAAAAGGCTCGCCTGTTGCAAGAGCGCAACGCCGAAGTCGAGCGTAGAACGCGCGAAATCGAAGAGGCCCGTACGGAACTCGAAGGCAAGGCCGAGCAGCTCTCTTTGACCTCGAAGTACAAGTCGCAGTTCTTGGCAAACATGTCGCACGAACTGCGAACCCCGTTGAATAGCCTGCTCATCCTCTCGAAGCAGCTTGCCGACAACAGCGATGGAAATATGACCGGGCGGCAGGTGGAGTTCGCGCAGACGATTCGCGCGGCGGGTTCGGATCTACTCACCCTCATCAACGATATTCTCGACCTCTCAAAGATCGAATCGGGAACGACCGCCATCGACTTTCAAGAAGTCACATTCGACGAAATTGAAAACGAAGTACGGCGAACGTTCGGGCAAATCGCCGCGGATAAGAACCTGCAGTTCGTCGTTCGGCGCGACCGGGATCTTTCCGACACGATCGTTACCGATCCCACGCGCCTGCAGCAAGTCCTCAAAAACTTGCTATCGAACGCGTTTAAGTTCACCACGGTGGGTTCGGTGACGCTTCACATCGGCGTCGATCGCAGCAGTCGCATTCTGGCGGTTCCCGGCCCGGCGATATTTTTCGCGGTTTCGGACACCGGCATCGGGATCTCACCCGACAAACACGGCGTCATCTTCGAGGCGTTCCAGCAAGCCGATATGGGAACGTCGCGCAAATTCGGGGGCACGGGGTTGGGCTTGGCCATCAGCCGGGAAATTGCGGGACTTCTGGGCGGCGAAATAACGGTAGATAGCGCCGCCGATATCGGCAGCACGTTCACGCTCTATCACCCCGCGCAGCGCAACGCGCCGCGAGCGGACACGGCGCAGCTCGCGCCGCCGGCCATCGATCGGATCGAAGCCATGCTGGCGAAGGCGCCGTCGGAAGCGGCCAGGCGTTCCGACGAGGCCATCGGGCGTGCCGACGACCGATACAATATCGACGTGGACGATAAGATCGTCTTGGTGATCGAAGACGATCCGACGTTCGCGGGCCTCTTGGCCGGCTTTGCGACCGAGCGCGGATTTAGAACCTTGGTGGCGCACTCGGGGCATGAGGCGCTCGAGATGGCGAACAAGTTCATGCCCGATGCGATTACCCTGGATATCGGGCTTGCCGACATGGACGGCTGGCAACTGCTCGAGCAGCTCAAATCGTCGGCCGCGACCGCGCATATTCCCGTCCACGTCATCTCGGGCGACGAGCACCAGCAACGCGCGCTCGAATCCGGCGCGATCGCTCACTTGCAGAAGCCCGTTTCGGAGGAGGCGCTCGTCGATACGTTCGATCGCCTGTTGGGTTTTGCGGACAGTCGCGGCAAGGACGTTTTGGTGGTCGAAGACGACCTTACGCAGCTCAACGCGATGGTGAACCTCATCGGCACCGGCGAGATGAACGTTACGGCGGTATCGAGCGCCCGAGCGGCGTTCGAGGCGATCGAGGGCAACACGTTCGACTGCGTCATCGTGGATTTGGGCTTGCCGGATATGTCGGGCGAGAAATTCATCGAGACGTTCCGGGCCAAGCCGGGGCATGAAACCACGCCGATCATCGTCTACACGGCGCGCGATTTACAGCGGGAAGAAGAGGCGCGCTTGCGCCGCATTTCTTCAGCGGTGGTGGTAAAAGACGGGCGCGCGCCGGAGCGCTTGCTCGACGAGGTCAATTTCTTTCTCCATCGCGTGGAGGCCGATCTGCCGTCGACACGGCGACCCTCTCGCGAGGCCGCGCGCGACTCGCTACAGGGGCGGCGGGTACTAATCGTGGACGACGACGCGCGCAATATCTTTGCGCTCGAGGCGGCGTTACGCGCCGAGGGAATGGACGTGCTGGCCGCCGAGAGCGGCCGGCAGGGTATCGCCAGCCTCCAAACACGCTCCGACGTCGATATCGTCCTGATGGATATCATGATGCCGGAGATGGACGGGTTCGAGACCATTCGCAGGATCCGCGCGGACGATCGCATCGCTTCGATCCCGATTATCGCGCTCACAGCGAAGGCGATGAAGGGCGACCGCGAGGCGTGCATCGCCGCCGGCGCATCCGAATACGTCAGTAAGCCGGTGGACGTCGATCAGCTTCGCTCGCTATTGCAGCTATGGTTGAGCAAGTAGACGCTCTAACGGGGGCTCTCCCGGCGCTGGACCTGCGGCGCGATGAGCTCGCCGATATAGAGCTGCAGTTGCTCATCGACGCCCTGCTGCGCTACGGCGGGTACGATCTGCGCAGTATGAATCAGGCGATACTGCGCCGGCGTATCGCCGACGTCATGCGCGCGCAGTCGATCGCAACGATTTCAGGCTTGCAGGACCGGCTTCTTCACGACGAACGGACGCTTGCCTCGTTTTTGGTGATGATGTCCGGGGGCGCGTCGCAGCTCTTCCACGATCCGCCGTTTTTGAAAGCGTTCGCGTTGCACGTCGTCCCGTTGCTGCAAACCTACTCGTTCATCCGCATCTGGGTACCCGGAAGCGGTATCGGCGCAAACGCCTTCTCGCTGGCCGCGATTTTGGACGAAGCCGGAATTCTCGATCGTTCGGTCATTTACGCGACGACCCTCAACGACGTTGCCGCTTCGGTGGCCAAGGCCGGGGTTTATTCGCACGCCTCCGAAGCCGACCTTACCGCATCGATGCGGCAAGCCGGGCTCGTATCTCCGGCGTCGCGTTTCTTCGAGACGACAAAGCTGCAGGCGTTTCCGGTGGATCGGTTACGGCAAAGCGTGATGTTCGCGCGGCATAGCCCGGCCGAAGACGGCCCGATCAACGAGTTTCACGCAATCGTTGCGCGCGGCATTTTTCCGTCGCTCAACGGCGCCATCCAGTACCGTCTCCATCGGCTGGCGTACGACAGCCTTTTGCACTTGGGATTTTTGTGCCTGGGTCAACGCGAATCGCTGGCCGGTACCGTGCACGAGCGGGCATTCCGTAACGTGGTTCCCGGCCAACCCATCTATCGAAAGATGCGCTAACGCCGCTACGCCGCCGCGGCGTGCGAAACTTGAAGCACCCTCTCGAGCTGCGTGATGTGGAACACGCGCGCGATCGTTCCCGATGGCGGAATAATCACGCGTAACATGCCGCTCGAGCGTTCGTGCAGCCGCACGAGCGCCTTGAGGCCGCTGGAATCGATGTAGCCGCAACGCGTCAGATCGATCGTCAGGGCTTGCCCGTCGATCGCGACCTGCTCGATGTATTCTACAAAATGCTTGCTGGTGGCGATGTCGATGTCGCAACTGGCGAACACGATGCGCTCGTTTTCCGCACACCGGTGTGAAAAATGGTCGATGAGGCCTGGGGTTAAGGTGGGATCGTATGCCATGGGTTTCTCCAAATCTGTCCGGTCATTATGGCGCGACGGGTTTGAGGAAACAAGTTGGCGCGAATCGGCTCGCGGCTACTCGCCGGCGCTGCTTGGCTGGGGGTAGTGCCGCGTGTTATGCCCTGGCATTGACGGTTGGCGAGACTCATCCAAAAAGGAACGCATCGCTGCGACCAACGGGCCTTGAACGTCGCCGAGCGGATGATTGCGCAGGAGTGTAGCCGGGCTGGAATCGCCGAGGCGTGGATTGCTGGAATGGAACCAGGCGCGGATTACTTCCGCGTCGTGCGACTGCGCGATCGTGCTCGCCAGCTGGAGGGCAAAGCGAAGAACGTGCGGCCGTTGGGGGCGGCGGTCGATCATCCACTGCTGGACCGCGCGGGTCTCCGTGACGCCTGCGATCTCGGCGACCATCGAAAGCCCGAGCAATCCTACCAGTTCGCGGACCGCTCGGCCGATGGGTAGGCCGATCGCGTGGCTGTGTGCTTGGTACTCGAATTGGGCCGATCGGAATGCCCCTTGCTCGTCGATCATGCCATACGATATACCACCGAAGAACCCGGGATAAACGCCACCGTGTAGCGCTGCGTTCAGACCTTCACGGAGCGCGAAGATTCGAGATTTCCGCGAAAATCGATGAAGCGTACCGTGAGTGCGGCGTGCTGGTGGGGATGCGTTTGGAGCCACGCCGAACGCCAAGCGCGTAGCGTTGCAGCCTTAAGCGCGTTCTCGTCATCCTCGCTGATCGAGTAGAGCTGGTTGAGATCGACGGAGACGTCGACCGTGGTCCCGTGGAAGTCGAACCCGACGATGACCCCGCTATAGGTTTTTTGAAGGCGTGCAAGCTGCGTCCGTTCGCTCGCATGACGAACTTGCTGCGGCGACGGCGGTGCCGAACAAGCCGCGACGCTCAAGAGCACCGCGAACGCGAAAGATGCCGCCCGGCTAAGTCGCATGGCCTGGGGCTTCGGCCACCGTGGCCGGCTACCATCTTCGACGTGCAACGCGGCGTACACGAATCGGACATATCGGCGGCTTAGCATGCCTTCATGGATGGAATTGCATGGGCACAGAGCGCGATGGTCGCGGCACGGACGCGGCTGGACATTGCTACCGGTAATCTCGCCAACGTTTCAACGAATGGCTTTGCCCGTCTGGTAGCGCGCGGTTCGCTGACGGCCCGCGGGGTCGTGATTCGATCGCGCGCGCAACTCGGGCACGGCGGGTTACGCCCGACCGGACGCGCGTACGATCTCGCGATCGTCGGCGATGGAAACTTTCGCGTGCGTGAACTCTCGGGGCGAATCGTACGCACGCGCAACGGTGCATTCGAGCGCGACGTTCGCGGCCATCTCCACGACGATGCCGGGCGGGTGCTGCTCGGTACGAACGGAGCACTGCGCGTCCCGGATGGCGCGACTTTCGATGCGGTCGGGCGACTGATGCTGCACGGAACGCCAATCGGGCGCGTCCCGCTTCCGCGCGGGAGCAGCCTTCGAGCGGGCTTTATCGAGACGGCAAACGTGAACGCGATCGGCGAGATGGTCGACGTGTTGGCAGCGGAGCGTTCGTACGAAAGCGCCGAAAAAGTGATGAGCGCGATTGACGGCACGCGGCAGAAAGCCGCGAACGACGTCGCGAGGCTCAAATAATGGATCGCGCGCTCTACGCCGCCGCGACCGGAATGGCCGCTCAACAACGCAATCTCGACGTCGTTTCCGATAACCTCGCAAATGCCGACGTCGCCGGATTCAAGGGCTCGGTCGCGACGTTCGAAGTGTTGGCCGCGCCCGGCGAGCGCGGCGTGGGAACCGCCGTTACGGGCCAGCACGCCATCTTCACGCAGGGCAAGCTCATGAAGAGTCCGGGCGCGTTCGATCTCGCCATCGACGGGCCGGGATTCTTCACCGTCGCCGACGGCAAGGGGCGTAAGGGGTACACGCGCGATGGCGCGTTTTCGCGCGCACCGGATGGTTCGCTCCGCAACGCGCAGGGCTGGCGGCTCGACGGCATTCGCATTCCGCAGGATGCGCTCGGCGCGCGGGTGGAGAGCGACGGGCGCCTGATCGTCACCACGGCCGGCGGCAAAACAACGATGGGGCGCGTTCGCCTTGCGGAGTTTGCCGCGCCCGAGGCGCTGCAGAGCGTTGGGGGCACGCTCTTCGCCGCTACGAGTGCGTCGGGTCGTGCGCGCACGATCGAGGCGGGCGGCCCCAACGCCCCGCAGATTCGATTCGGTATGCTCGAGCAGTCCAACGTCTCGATCGTGGAATCGATGATGGAGATCATGGCCGCGCAACGAGCGTACGAAGCGAACGCTAAAGGCGTCCAAGCGGCCGACGAAATGCTGCGAATCGCCAACAACTTGCAACGTGGATAACGCGGCAGCCGGCGCGGTAGGACGCGCGTGCGAATCGTTGCTTCTCGCGCAAATGCTGGCGCCGATGACGAAGTCGTGGGGCGAATTCGGTTCCCTCGGCACGCAGACCGTCGCCGACGCGATTGCAGGCCGCGATACCGGCGGCTTTGCCGCCGCAATCGCTCGCGCATTGGAAGCGCGCCATGACTGAAAGCGAACGCGAAGCGCAGATCCGGCGGCTACTGCCGCTCGTACGCGCGATCGCGCGCCGAGTGCAGCGCGTGGTCCCTACCATGGATTTGGACGATCTGATCGGCGACGGCAGCATCGGGTTGGTCCGCGCGGTCGATGCCTTCGATCCCGAGCGCGGAGCCTCGCTCGAGCACTATGCCAAGCATTTGATTGCAGGAACGATGCTCAACGGCATTCGACGCATGGATCCGGTCCCGGAACGCGTGCGCCGCGCCGTGCGCGACGGCGAAAATGCACGATATCGTCAGGCGGTGGAGGCCGGTACGATGCCGGCGCCCGACGCGTTCGAACGCACGCGCCCGGCGCTTCGCCGGGCGGCCATGGTGGCGTATCGCGTGCAGCCGCTCTCGCTCGATTGCGCGTTGCCCGAGCGCGAGCGGCTCGCATGCGACTGGAGCCGCGACCCGGCGAACATCGTCGCCGAACGCAGTAGCGCGCACGAATTGCGCATCCATCTACGCGGCCTTCCGCCACGCCATCAAACCCTTCTTGCGCTGCATTATTTTGCGGACGGACCGCTGGCGAGAATAGGCTCGCGTATGGGCATATCCGCACAGCGCGCCTCGCAGTTGCACGTCGCGGCGATCGCGCGCCTGCGCAAGCGGTATCATGCTCCGTCGCGTTGATATCGAGGAGCGCCCGCCGTCGCTCGCGGCGGCTCTGGGCCTAGCGCAGAGCGAGCCGATCGTCGCCGCCGCGAGCGAAGCCGAGCACGACACCGCGCTGCTGCCGCACGATCATCCGCCGTGGGTGAAAGACGCGCTGAGCGTCTCGCAGCGCGCCCGCTCGCTTTTCGCCACGCTGCGCCCGGCCGTCATGCGGGTGCTCACGTTCTGGGACCATCGCATTCGCTCGGCCACCATCGCCGGCCAGCGCATCGGCATCGATCCCAGCGGCAGC
Coding sequences within it:
- a CDS encoding flagellar hook-basal body complex protein, which codes for MDRALYAAATGMAAQQRNLDVVSDNLANADVAGFKGSVATFEVLAAPGERGVGTAVTGQHAIFTQGKLMKSPGAFDLAIDGPGFFTVADGKGRKGYTRDGAFSRAPDGSLRNAQGWRLDGIRIPQDALGARVESDGRLIVTTAGGKTTMGRVRLAEFAAPEALQSVGGTLFAATSASGRARTIEAGGPNAPQIRFGMLEQSNVSIVESMMEIMAAQRAYEANAKGVQAADEMLRIANNLQRG
- a CDS encoding sigma-70 family RNA polymerase sigma factor produces the protein MTESEREAQIRRLLPLVRAIARRVQRVVPTMDLDDLIGDGSIGLVRAVDAFDPERGASLEHYAKHLIAGTMLNGIRRMDPVPERVRRAVRDGENARYRQAVEAGTMPAPDAFERTRPALRRAAMVAYRVQPLSLDCALPERERLACDWSRDPANIVAERSSAHELRIHLRGLPPRHQTLLALHYFADGPLARIGSRMGISAQRASQLHVAAIARLRKRYHAPSR
- a CDS encoding STAS domain-containing protein, translated to MAYDPTLTPGLIDHFSHRCAENERIVFASCDIDIATSKHFVEYIEQVAIDGQALTIDLTRCGYIDSSGLKALVRLHERSSGMLRVIIPPSGTIARVFHITQLERVLQVSHAAAA
- a CDS encoding flagellar basal body rod C-terminal domain-containing protein; translation: MDGIAWAQSAMVAARTRLDIATGNLANVSTNGFARLVARGSLTARGVVIRSRAQLGHGGLRPTGRAYDLAIVGDGNFRVRELSGRIVRTRNGAFERDVRGHLHDDAGRVLLGTNGALRVPDGATFDAVGRLMLHGTPIGRVPLPRGSSLRAGFIETANVNAIGEMVDVLAAERSYESAEKVMSAIDGTRQKAANDVARLK